One genomic window of Psychrobacter cibarius includes the following:
- the sucD gene encoding succinate--CoA ligase subunit alpha, with product MSVLIDKDTKVLVQGFTGKNGTFHSEQAIEYGTKVVGGVTPGKGGQTHLGLPVFNTMAEAMEATQADASVIYVPAPFVLDSIVEAVDAGVKLIIVITEGVPTLDMLKAKRYIEEAEGVRMVGPNCPGVITPGQCKIGIMPGHIHLPGKVGIISRSGTLTYEAVAQTTKLGFGQSTCIGIGGDPIPGMNQIDALKLFQEDPQTEAIILIGEIGGTAEEEAAAYIKDHVTKPVVGYIAGVTAPEGKRMGHAGAIISGGQGTAEEKFKAFEDAGIAYTRDPSKLGEKLKEVTGW from the coding sequence ATGAGTGTATTAATCGATAAAGATACCAAAGTATTGGTACAAGGTTTTACGGGTAAAAATGGTACGTTTCACTCTGAACAAGCGATCGAATATGGTACTAAAGTCGTCGGCGGTGTAACCCCAGGTAAAGGCGGTCAAACGCATTTAGGCCTACCAGTATTCAACACGATGGCAGAAGCTATGGAAGCCACCCAAGCTGACGCTTCTGTTATCTATGTACCAGCACCGTTCGTACTAGATTCTATCGTTGAAGCGGTAGATGCTGGTGTTAAATTGATTATCGTTATTACTGAAGGCGTGCCTACTTTAGACATGCTAAAAGCAAAACGTTATATCGAAGAAGCTGAAGGCGTACGCATGGTTGGTCCTAACTGCCCAGGTGTTATCACGCCAGGTCAGTGCAAAATCGGTATCATGCCAGGTCATATCCATTTACCAGGTAAAGTCGGTATCATCTCACGCTCTGGTACATTGACTTATGAAGCCGTTGCTCAGACCACTAAGCTTGGTTTTGGTCAGTCAACTTGTATCGGTATCGGTGGTGATCCTATCCCTGGTATGAACCAAATTGATGCGTTGAAACTGTTCCAAGAAGATCCACAAACTGAAGCGATTATTCTAATCGGTGAGATCGGTGGTACTGCTGAAGAAGAAGCAGCTGCTTATATCAAAGACCATGTAACCAAGCCAGTCGTTGGTTATATCGCTGGTGTTACCGCTCCAGAAGGCAAGCGTATGGGTCATGCTGGCGCTATTATCTCTGGTGGTCAAGGTACTGCTGAAGAGAAATTCAAAGCGTTTGAAGATGCTGGTATCGCGTATACACGTGACCCATCTAAGCTTGGCGAGAAATTAAAAGAAGTTACTGGTTGGTAA